Proteins co-encoded in one Candidatus Babeliales bacterium genomic window:
- a CDS encoding GNAT family N-acetyltransferase, whose product MKLKNIIKTLFLGSILYSATTIHADQEYAKVLFDIPEENISICAHYIILDDRFGIDLYEAQTNNLKNNDCVGRIRCRADKKSNFAYIALLSIEQKARKKNYGRILAQLALQEFANQGFKKVIFAPAAIDNVQTETLRKIYMAGGARAALPVPISGIVIHKTTKKANLGLKETGFDLMEFDISAYSKMPPEPFEDVLGELFPPKAKL is encoded by the coding sequence ATGAAGTTAAAAAATATAATAAAAACGTTATTCCTAGGCAGCATTTTATACAGCGCCACGACCATCCACGCTGACCAAGAATATGCGAAAGTCCTTTTTGATATACCGGAAGAAAATATCTCGATTTGTGCCCATTATATCATACTTGATGATCGTTTTGGCATCGATCTCTATGAAGCACAGACAAATAACCTAAAAAACAATGATTGTGTGGGAAGGATAAGATGCAGAGCTGACAAAAAAAGCAATTTCGCCTACATAGCTCTATTATCTATTGAGCAAAAAGCACGTAAAAAAAATTACGGCCGCATACTCGCACAACTCGCCTTACAAGAATTTGCAAATCAAGGATTTAAAAAAGTCATTTTCGCACCTGCGGCAATCGATAATGTACAAACAGAAACGTTACGAAAAATATACATGGCTGGAGGCGCTCGGGCCGCTCTTCCAGTACCAATTTCTGGAATTGTTATACACAAAACAACAAAGAAGGCGAATCTCGGTTTAAAAGAAACGGGATTCGATCTTATGGAATTCGATATTTCAGCATACAGTAAGATGCCACCTGAACCATTTGAAGACGTCCTTGGCGAACTCTTTCCCCCAAAAGCGAAACTATAA
- a CDS encoding GNAT family N-acetyltransferase has translation MKAIHIIKTLFLSALILGPVNLHSAGTIQAEYAKVLFTSPDNPNIKVCARYYIKNSGRYHEHGFKITLYEAHAHNLKNNKPVGYIHCTTNENTHRAHIEAIYVNPKERRNRYFYLLLQLALQECTNRGFEKVTLTPMGFETIPTETLEQIYSMTGAKPSSKLGDMEYDTSLLEKQKPKSFDVKILNDLMYYKNLLAAAWKNDLKKLISVLHEGVNPNSHDLDPLSEDTALMLAARAGHLNIIKHLISQAGADVNITTGMHKSKYSLLTAMIGNKHFTKHDIAEILRISNFTPEIKEEAIEYARRDYINRPDIAELIENYDKPKAKL, from the coding sequence ATGAAAGCTATACATATAATAAAAACATTATTCCTGAGCGCTTTAATACTAGGCCCTGTAAACCTGCATAGCGCTGGCACCATACAAGCAGAATACGCAAAAGTTTTATTTACCTCTCCCGATAATCCAAACATCAAGGTTTGTGCTCGTTATTACATAAAAAATAGCGGAAGGTACCATGAACATGGCTTTAAGATTACTCTCTACGAAGCTCACGCCCATAATCTAAAAAATAACAAACCTGTTGGATATATACATTGCACAACAAACGAAAATACTCATCGCGCGCATATAGAAGCTATATACGTTAATCCAAAAGAACGCAGAAACCGATATTTCTACCTCCTCTTACAGTTGGCATTGCAAGAATGTACAAATCGAGGATTTGAAAAAGTAACGTTAACTCCAATGGGATTTGAGACTATACCTACCGAAACATTAGAACAAATATACAGTATGACCGGAGCAAAACCCAGCAGCAAACTTGGAGACATGGAATACGACACCTCCCTACTCGAAAAACAAAAACCCAAAAGCTTTGATGTAAAAATTCTAAATGATCTTATGTACTATAAAAATCTGCTGGCAGCAGCCTGGAAAAACGATCTAAAAAAACTTATCTCTGTCTTGCATGAAGGAGTTAATCCTAATTCCCATGACCTTGACCCCCTATCAGAAGATACAGCCCTCATGCTTGCAGCGCGCGCTGGCCACTTAAATATTATTAAGCATCTCATTTCACAAGCAGGTGCTGATGTAAACATAACTACTGGAATGCACAAATCTAAATACTCTCTTCTTACCGCGATGATAGGCAATAAACATTTTACAAAGCATGATATCGCTGAAATTCTACGCATAAGCAACTTTACTCCAGAAATAAAAGAAGAAGCCATTGAATATGCTCGACGCGACTACATAAATCGTCCGGATATTGCTGAACTCATCGAAAATTATGACAAGCCAAAGGCCAAACTATAA
- the dnaE gene encoding DNA polymerase III subunit alpha yields MEQHFTHLHLHTDFSLLDGAISLDALINYGKADKVKALAITDHGNIFGAVKFFQKCKKAGIKPILGIEAYFTDDAAVKSSDNKYYHLILLVQNEIGYKNLCKLISFSFQQGFYFKPRIDYAILKQHSEGLIALSACLGGHIPKLLMNGQIQEAEERMDWFLEVFGRDRFYLEVQPEDQAVQAKLNSMLYEWSAKKNISLVATGDCHYPTPQDHYAHEVMLSVQTHNKMDDPSRYTFGDCRVHIRTQSEMLELFKDHPEAVWNTGKIADMCNFDFETGKLFFPKFQVPESFTPESYFQHLAERGLKKLKDADRIVMTREQEYDDRLKIEMDLIISTGFVGYFLVVSDFIQWARANNIPVGPGRGSAAGSLVAWALEITNIDPLQYNLLFERFINPERVSMPDIDIDFCIEGRETVINYVRDLYGHDKVCQIITFGTMMAKGVLKDVARALGFSFEDSNSITNLIPEQLKITLNEALEQEPKLKEMIASNPKVKQLFDISLRLEGLTRHASKHAAGIVISPEPIDEMLPVYIPPKSNELVTQYAMTELESLGFLKIDFLGLKNLTLIDRVVKLIQKNHGVYLDVDKLPLDDANTFALICAGKTSGVFQLESDGLKEVLRKLQPEKFEDIIAVNALYRPGPLGSGMVDDFIERKHGRQKIPYLFPELKPILEETYGVIVYQEQVMKIASTIAGYSLGESDILRRAMGKKKADVMAEQRELFLVRAKERQFDAKKAGELFDLMAYFAGYGFNKSHSAAYALIAYQTAFLKANYLPEFIACLISLEATHAEKMAFYLQEAKDMGLEIHPPNIHESEVDFSVKNGNLLFGLQGIKNVGLAALENIIQVRTKKPFADILDFCTRIDLRTSNKRIIEHLILAGALDTLPGNRAQKLAELGRIMDLAVERKRALETGQMDLFGLMNNKSSDIQELYAFTPLAELTDKEKLEKEKEVVGFYLSAHPLETYSKQLKMLNIATFTDLLEASKKELRSEEAIVTGCGIIKSFRKIVTKKGDPMAFVQLEDASGAAEIILFPRVFKKVEAWLDAYQVFVIKGGLDLASDQKCKIKANEFVPIELFFQEWGAITKASFAIPESIDERQVEQLKKSLIKGKIPLELTLHENGKHLKITTREKIALDMENIQSIEQFNIDITLEA; encoded by the coding sequence CATCGGACAATAAATATTATCACCTTATCTTGTTGGTTCAAAATGAGATTGGCTATAAAAATCTATGCAAACTAATCTCATTCTCTTTTCAACAAGGTTTTTATTTTAAGCCTCGTATCGATTATGCGATTTTGAAACAACATTCAGAAGGCTTAATTGCTCTATCGGCATGCCTTGGTGGTCATATTCCAAAATTGCTCATGAACGGTCAAATTCAAGAAGCAGAAGAACGGATGGATTGGTTTCTGGAAGTATTTGGACGAGATCGTTTTTACTTAGAAGTACAACCAGAAGATCAAGCAGTGCAGGCAAAGCTTAACAGCATGCTCTATGAATGGAGCGCAAAAAAGAATATCTCACTAGTTGCAACCGGTGATTGCCATTATCCAACACCGCAAGATCATTATGCGCATGAAGTAATGCTTTCTGTTCAAACGCATAACAAGATGGATGACCCTAGCCGGTACACATTTGGCGATTGTCGCGTGCATATCCGAACGCAAAGCGAAATGCTTGAGCTATTTAAAGATCATCCGGAAGCGGTGTGGAATACCGGCAAAATAGCTGACATGTGTAATTTTGATTTCGAAACGGGCAAACTATTTTTCCCAAAATTCCAAGTGCCTGAATCATTTACTCCAGAATCATATTTCCAACATTTAGCTGAACGCGGTCTTAAAAAATTAAAAGATGCTGACCGCATCGTCATGACGCGAGAGCAGGAATATGATGATCGTCTGAAAATTGAAATGGATTTAATTATCAGCACCGGATTTGTCGGTTACTTCTTGGTGGTGAGTGATTTTATTCAGTGGGCACGGGCGAATAATATTCCCGTAGGACCGGGTCGTGGATCAGCAGCTGGATCGCTCGTTGCATGGGCGCTTGAAATTACCAATATCGATCCGTTGCAATATAATCTTCTTTTTGAACGATTTATTAATCCCGAACGGGTCAGCATGCCCGATATCGATATCGATTTCTGTATCGAAGGCCGAGAAACGGTTATCAATTATGTCCGCGATTTATATGGACATGACAAAGTATGCCAAATCATCACGTTCGGTACCATGATGGCAAAAGGAGTGCTGAAGGATGTAGCACGCGCACTGGGCTTTTCATTTGAAGATTCTAATAGCATCACTAATTTAATTCCTGAGCAGCTGAAGATAACGCTCAACGAAGCACTTGAACAAGAACCTAAGCTCAAAGAGATGATCGCCAGTAATCCAAAAGTAAAACAGCTGTTTGATATCTCGTTACGGCTTGAGGGACTCACCCGCCATGCATCAAAACATGCTGCCGGTATTGTGATCTCACCAGAGCCGATTGATGAAATGTTACCGGTGTATATTCCGCCAAAAAGTAATGAATTGGTAACACAATATGCAATGACCGAACTTGAAAGCCTTGGTTTTTTAAAAATAGATTTTCTTGGACTCAAAAACTTAACGCTCATTGACCGCGTCGTAAAATTAATTCAAAAAAATCATGGTGTGTACCTTGATGTCGACAAACTACCGCTTGATGACGCAAATACCTTTGCACTCATTTGCGCAGGCAAAACGTCGGGAGTCTTCCAGTTAGAATCTGATGGCCTAAAAGAGGTGCTGCGCAAACTGCAACCGGAAAAATTTGAAGATATCATTGCGGTAAACGCGCTCTATCGTCCTGGACCGCTTGGTTCTGGAATGGTCGATGATTTTATTGAACGAAAACATGGGCGACAAAAAATTCCTTATTTGTTTCCTGAGCTAAAGCCAATTCTTGAAGAGACGTACGGCGTTATTGTCTACCAAGAACAGGTGATGAAAATTGCTTCCACCATCGCCGGTTACTCGCTCGGAGAATCCGATATTTTACGTCGTGCAATGGGTAAGAAAAAAGCGGACGTCATGGCAGAGCAACGAGAGCTCTTTTTAGTACGGGCAAAAGAACGGCAATTCGATGCCAAAAAAGCGGGCGAACTCTTTGACCTTATGGCCTACTTTGCCGGGTACGGATTTAATAAATCGCACTCTGCTGCATACGCACTCATCGCATATCAGACCGCATTTTTAAAGGCAAATTATTTACCCGAATTTATTGCATGCCTTATTTCGCTTGAAGCAACCCATGCAGAAAAAATGGCATTTTATCTGCAAGAAGCAAAAGATATGGGATTGGAAATTCATCCTCCCAACATTCATGAATCAGAAGTCGATTTTAGCGTAAAAAATGGCAACCTCCTTTTTGGACTGCAAGGAATCAAAAACGTTGGACTTGCTGCTTTAGAAAACATTATTCAAGTAAGAACAAAAAAACCGTTTGCAGACATCCTCGACTTTTGCACTCGTATTGATTTACGGACTTCTAATAAGCGAATTATTGAACATCTTATTTTGGCAGGCGCTCTTGATACATTACCCGGTAACCGTGCACAAAAACTGGCTGAATTAGGCCGCATCATGGATCTTGCTGTAGAAAGAAAACGTGCACTCGAAACCGGACAAATGGATCTGTTTGGATTGATGAACAATAAATCATCCGACATCCAAGAGCTCTACGCTTTCACACCGCTTGCAGAGCTAACGGATAAAGAAAAATTAGAAAAAGAAAAAGAGGTTGTTGGTTTTTATCTGAGCGCCCATCCACTAGAAACATATAGCAAACAGCTGAAAATGCTCAATATTGCAACCTTCACCGACCTACTGGAAGCGTCAAAAAAAGAGCTCCGTAGCGAAGAAGCAATTGTAACCGGTTGCGGCATCATAAAAAGTTTCCGTAAAATAGTCACCAAAAAAGGTGACCCTATGGCGTTTGTACAACTTGAAGATGCCAGTGGCGCTGCAGAAATAATTCTCTTTCCCCGTGTGTTTAAGAAAGTAGAAGCATGGCTTGATGCCTATCAAGTTTTTGTCATCAAAGGTGGGCTCGATCTCGCTTCCGATCAAAAGTGTAAAATAAAGGCCAATGAATTTGTGCCTATAGAACTGTTTTTCCAAGAATGGGGCGCAATTACCAAAGCATCATTTGCAATTCCTGAGTCCATTGATGAACGGCAAGTAGAACAGCTTAAAAAAAGCCTTATTAAGGGCAAAATTCCTCTTGAGCTTACCCTGCATGAAAATGGCAAACATTTAAAAATAACCACTCGTGAAAAGATAGCTCTGGATATGGAAAATATCCAATCGATTGAGCAGTTCAATATTGATATTACGCTAGAGGCGTAG